DNA sequence from the Armigeres subalbatus isolate Guangzhou_Male chromosome 1, GZ_Asu_2, whole genome shotgun sequence genome:
TCTGAATACAGTcgtgattcgctggttgggattttaatacttgatCACCTATTTAATTGGGTCTCCGCTTGTTGGGTCATaacccaactaaaaagcaatcaTATGTCAAAATCTATTGGAAACGCAGAAATCGGGATTTGACGTCACTTCACATTATTTATGATGTATACAAGTAGGAATGCACGTGTTCAagtcagttgacccaactaaaaaactgaattcgttagttgggtcgaGGTGGTTGCCCTACCAGCCAATTTCGACTGTATAAGCAAGGATCACTTTTTTTTTCCCGCGCTGATTGGGTTGTCTGAGTATATGATGAAACCGATTTGAGATCTTCAAATAGCTGGATCCCTCTTTAGTTATTCATGGAATCAACCAATTTAATTTGTTAGCATaccgctgaaaaaaaaatggtcatagttaaggacatagttggaagagtaccatgATGGCAGCCAGTATGGCACCCGTCCGCTAACGGTTCTACACCCCCCATTCTCGAAGCATCTCCCAACAACATTCTGATACTAAGGAATAGCGTCGATTAAAAGTTCAGTATTTAAATTACTAACCAGTTCATCGCTAATAGATGTGTTTCCCGTCATAATGCACATATTTCTACAATGGATCCAATGTATTTCGGTTCAAACGTTGGATTAATTAGCAGTTACGTGCCAAATTTAAtaaaccccccccctccccttgGATTACCAGTAccacccgggcagaagccatgaacagaataacgaaacatgatatggacttaattgatataagagataaaagaacaggcaacaatatcaaaaatttgcacaaaaatatcatttcaataGCAAGATATGCCATGAATAAGagcaaactaatggcacatgatattgattacTTCTTACAATTAgtataacttgatctcctctcTATTTTTGTCTACTCGGGCACTGTACTTCACCTCTTCTCATAGCGTAACTGAATACAAGTTGTCTAACATCATTCCGCACAGGATCAACCCGAAATGCTCATGGGATGCTTATTAAGCTTTACTTTATTCAATTAGTCACTAGCCTGAAGTAAACACCGGCACCGTTCGCAGCCAACTAaaaattagggtggttcaaaaaatttatTCTGCTTCCATTTCCGTCCACATTATTCTGAATGTGTGTCTTTCCTGTCTTTGCCGGAGCTCCATCAGTTGTTAGGCCTTAAGTTTCAAACATGAGCTCAAGCTCCTTCATACAGGTCTTAACAGCAGCCCTGGCCTAAACAAtattttcgaacaaatggccCATCctgtcaaacggcattttcgagcTGATgatctatttggccaaacgacctgttagagcaaacgatttttcggccaaattaccagttcggccaatggaatttcccaagaatttcttatgggcAATACACTAGcctttcgataactgcaacatgtttccgttaaacttacggagaatttctcgtgaatattccagagaattttccttgaaaactccttagagtctcccgcggaaattctcAAGAATTTACTATTTTATCGTTGGTTATGTCAAAATAGCCGTCTTAATTATTCCAGACTGAGAAAGACAACGTTAAAAAACCCATTTTATCAGCCACACTCTCCtacaataattattataaagaattttctgtgcaaatttcgaagaatactcaatcAAAACTCAACATGAACTTTTcgtgaatttccgaaggttttCCTGTAGAatttaagaacatttttttgtgaaaatattgaagtttctcatataaattgcgattttctacaaacaattttatttgggaattccaaagatttctcgaaacttcaaaatagttctcgtggaaaatccgaaaatattttccaaattttggaaaaacttatagaACTTTCTGGAGAAgatcattaaatttttcatgcgaaatttaaAAGACTCTtcctttaatgtcttgaaaatattccgCCACCGCTGCCGCAGCGGAGAAGGAGAAGGACAAGATAAGTGGCTTAATAActggaacataggcaattaactttgaatgaactaAGAAAATAAATTGATTCAAGTCAAAAAAGTCCTGGAAAGTCAACATTCAATTCAACAAATTTGTTGAAGAAAGCGGAGACCTATCTCTCTTCTGTAACTTTACAAATTCAATATAAAATGTTGGACATTCATCCTGAAAGGGGTAATACACAAACAGTTACCGGCAGCTACAGTGACTTATACACGGAGAACTTCAGAAACTCATTAAGGGgtaaaatttcactcattttggggaataagtggatctactcataaAATGAGTAAATATtgatttactcattaatgagtaaacacgGTATACGTCAAAAAGTGTGGTATTTTTACCCATTATAACGCTTTAGATTATAGCTCGAAATGGGGGAAAAATACCCACTTTGAGAAAAGATTTTTTCTGGAAAACCCGTAATATGTAGCTTATTTTTAAGAAATCCGtggaaaacaaatgaaaaagttAAATCAACAtactttatttacaaaaatgctaataattaaataataactTTAGAGCGACTTAACATTAAGGGGTACTAAGGCGACTTAACATAATTGGGTAGGTACAATTGTAAAGTtacaaaaatttggaaattcattcaactcCATATATGTCTGCGTATACACATTCGTCAGCTCCAAATAGTCTGAGATTACCGAAAACGATGTTCGCAAGATGGTCCATATCATTATCAGGTCCATATAGGCAGTTCCGAGGGCTGTTCTCACAACGCTGGTGGTGGTGTTCGGCAGACGCTCAATGTAGTTTGATTGAAATCTCCGGCTATTTTATCTAAGTTATCATTCGTAGTAGCTGAAAAAACGAATATTAATCGACAATAATGTTTGATACGTTAAAAATACTTACATGTTAAGACAACACTTTTCATCATCTTTATTTTAAGCGAGATTTAATGACAAAAAAAGGAATCACTTTTAAAACTTAAACCTCGAGGCAATCGGACTGGCAATTTCTCCCCAagtgttttttcacccatttGTGTGTATACTATAATCATTTTTGAACTAGAATCCCATTCTTAAAATGGGTGTTTTTCCACCCATTTAAAGTTGTCAATTTTCCCTCATTTTTTGACAGTTACATATAACATCTTAAAGTGAGTActtttttactcattaatgagtttcTGAGTTTATCCGTGTAGGGCTCTACCGGCAGCAAGGCCTCAAATATGATGAACCCTTGAGTTGTAGTAATTGTGGTATTCGGGTTAGTAACACATCCAATTAAATTACAATTAATAATTCAATAACAATTCAATAAAGGAATTCGAATATTACCATTTTTGAATAATCGTTTCGGTAATCGACTTAAACTAATTGATTATCTCAATTTGAGAATCTTGATAATTGGGACGTAGCCAATCGATTAAAATTTACTCGAGTGATGAGCTTATTAATCGGTTAAGTCGATCGATATTCGGACATCTCTAGTTCACCTAAGTTATGTGATTAAAGGCTAGAGCTGGTGAAATCCTAAATGAAAATGTACTTTGTGATCCGTGAATaagagaataaaaaagaaataagcaaaaatgtaaacaaatgcaCAAGAATTTTCCATCTGTACACCCGGCAATTTGAACCGAAGCAATCAGTCGTCGATCACCGTTTAATTGATGACTATGCCACCTACTGGTGGAACCGGTAGCGATCCAAACTATGACCTTCAACGCCGGCTAGACATACAGCTCTCGGCGCAGCTTCGCGCGGCAGCAGCGCGAGGAAGGCTACTTTCGAAGCAAACAACAACCGGGCGCTCGAATATGCGCCGTCATCCTCCAGCACACATATCGTACCTTAAAGTCCGGTGTAGGTTAATTGTGACGCGGCCGCGCGCCGCGTGGCTAATTACAGGCTCTCATCGCGGGGCAAAGTAATTGTACACGCGTTCGAGGAAGCTATTCTTTTTGCTGCCGGATTAGTTCGAACGGGGGATTTCGAAAGTTTTATGACTTCTAAGAGCACTCCAGTGCGGGGCATACTGGAGATTGTTTGCGTTGGTCGAGGCGCTCTTATCGGATGACGTCAAGTGCCGTTGCAAGTGGAAGAGCTGTTTGTAATCAAAAAGCAAGTCGTACGCAGATTTATTTCGCACATACACGCACCCATACAGCTAGAGGTAGTAATGAATTAATCCCTAATCTACAAGTCCGAGTTGACACCggtgtccagcaaatctcccaACAGTTGCCCGTTCTTGAGCGGGAAGTTGCGCATGAATGTGTTCAGGAACAGCAGGTGCTTGGGAATGGAGGTTTCGACCACGCCTCGCCGTTGGGCGTCGATGATCGCGGCGGCAGCGTCCTCCGGTTTCACCATCTTCATCAACTCGGGGAAGCGGGTGTGGGGTCGCTTGCACAGTCCCGTATCGACCATGTAGGGGTAAATGCTGGTGAACTTGATGTTCGGTTTGCGGGGATCAGCGCGCAGTTCCTCGGACAAGGCTTCCATGATTCCACGCACGGCAAATTTGGTGCCACAGTACGGGACCAGGTTCTTGAAACCGACCAAACCGGCAACGGATGACAGGGCAACAATGTGGCCTCGGTTCTTCTGGATCATGTCCGGCAACAGGGCTTGAATGAGCTGAAATAGTGAGGATGATGATCGAGAGTTAGTTAAGATGTACGGAAGGGGGTTAACGGTCTTCTCATTACCCAGAAGTGAGCCATAACGTTGATCTGGAAAGTCTTGGTAATCTCTTGTTCAGTCTGCTGCAGCAGCGGATGAGTTGGCATGATTCCAGCGTTGTTTACCAAAATTGTAACGACACCGACCTCCTGCTTGATTTTCTGAACCACATCAACAATTTGTGCCCTGCTCGTCACATCACAACTAAAGATATTCAAAAAACGAAACATTGAGTATCCCGACCAGATTAGAGTAATCCCAAATGTCAATCTCTTACACATATCCGAAAGCATTTCCTCCGTTTTTCTTCACTTCCGCCACCGTATCGGAGTTGGTCTTCTCGTTGATGTCCACACAAACTATGGTCGCCCCAAGAGCACCATACTGAAGCGAAAGACACTTGCCCATGCCGTGACCGGCTCCCGTAATCAGCACAATGTCCCGGCTAACGTCCTCCGCTTCCGGCGGGTGCACCAGCTGGATCAAGCTCATCACAATGTTGTACGCGGACTTGGCGAAGAAAATCACCACGTCAACCAGGATCAACAGCGCATTGTACAGCTGTACGCCGGGATTGGTTTGGCTGCGATAGGAGGGGAGGTTGGTATTACGAACAACTCATTAGGTTCTGCCCAAGATCTTCCCGAACAACTTACACCCACGAGGACGGTTACACATGGAACCAAAACAAGTGACAAGCCGAATGGTGACGGTGGTGGTGCGTGCGGGGTGTTGAACAAGCGCTCGGCAAGATCAGTGCGATGTGACCGTTTCGGTGCAACAAGGCCGCGGTCCAGGACGGTCCGGCGGTCACTCTCGTTGCCCCTTTTGGTTTTTTTGGTTGACACCGTTTCCATTGCACCACAAACACACATAATTCACATTTCACTGCATAGATGTTAACCGATGTTGAGGGTGAGGTGCGTGTGATCAGGCGCGGACACGGACGGACGAACGGATGGGTGAGCAATGGACGAAGGTCAATGTTAGCTCTACTGCGGTTTCTCGAATGAACgaatatcatttttttcaggGGGGTGATAATGAGACTAAAATGTGTGAATTGATGGTGTGCGGTCTGTGTTTTAGCGTTTTTATGAGAGGTGGTGATCATCAAACGATGCACTTAATCTGTGTCGTTAAACGGTGCATTGCATTACTTCTAGTGAGGCTGGTCTCGACGCTGGACCAGTGTAATTGTTGTTTCGTGAGGTAGGTTAGGTTAGAATCCATTTGATGGTGCAATTCGGTCATCGTTTTTTGTCGATTTGGTCAATTAGGAATGACTGGCCATGTAAGTCAGTTATAGATATCATAAAGACCTAAAATTAATTCAAGTTAGTTAACTATGACAGCTTGAAGTGATTTGAATACAAGTAATTTGAAACTTTTATaaataatggaaaatttccataagaattttccacgaaataaaaacatattacatagaacttttaaaagcaaaaattgcatttttcaaCGAAATATTATCTATAAAGAAATCTAAATGATACATTGGAATAAAATACAAAACTAccataaataaattattatggaagaatttatggaaaattactTAGTGGAAAAtcttgtaattttttattgctaatattgttttatttttagaaATCTTGTATTTTTTCCAATGGATGAACGCTTTGATTTCTCtatgaaaaaatcttttttataattgcaattctTGTTGCGaaatttcttttttgtttatggaaattttgcattatttatggaaattaaatttacttaccctaatttttttcaatggcaatttccaaattttcaatgaaaaatttcaagttttttagGGGAAGTTTATATTTTGgtaaatgacaactttcgtgatcattttccaaggctctcatagatgtgtaaaatttatccgcagtacaatagcatgtgctatcaaagcattcaccgccagaatgtaccacgtggcggccatatttcaaaaat
Encoded proteins:
- the LOC134206078 gene encoding short-chain dehydrogenase/reductase family 16C member 6 isoform X2, encoding MPQEDQTNPGVQLYNALLILVDVVIFFAKSAYNIVMSLIQLVHPPEAEDVSRDIVLITGAGHGMGKCLSLQYGALGATIVCVDINEKTNSDTVAEVKKNGGNAFGYVCDVTSRAQIVDVVQKIKQEVGVVTILVNNAGIMPTHPLLQQTEQEITKTFQINVMAHFWLIQALLPDMIQKNRGHIVALSSVAGLVGFKNLVPYCGTKFAVRGIMEALSEELRADPRKPNIKFTSIYPYMVDTGLCKRPHTRFPELMKMVKPEDAAAAIIDAQRRGVVETSIPKHLLFLNTFMRNFPLKNGQLLGDLLDTGVNSDL